A part of Ascochyta rabiei chromosome 3, complete sequence genomic DNA contains:
- a CDS encoding Chitinase, with product MRMLKSSNATILPNETEFTNATLKTRELVPPAYVLEPLTGRKIYGVSDLSPGFLDFASLPEMVGMAKRQSAKRQCDASTPCPDGSCCNKSGRCGFGKENCGDGCESNCDAKAFCGKDSEDGNSKCPLNVCCSFFGYCGVESEFCLGNGPTQPCQAGMGSCEVKAAPTCGGATSAGRSIGYYQGGNVRDRQCNRISPKDINTKGLTHLNFAFATIDPDTFEVLPANSADSDLYKEFTGLKSSTLQTWIAIGGWDFNDPGPTRTTFSNLARTAARRARFITSLKAFLTKYGFQGVDIDWEYPGAPDRGGIKEDTDNYVALAKEMRASFGAQFGISMAIPSAYWYMRWFKLKEMEPYVDWFGVMSYDLHGPWDAQVLQIGKVVLGHTNIPEIANWTLPLAYEGVNPAKLNLGLAYYARGYTVADQNCNGVGCAWSGTSRPGPCTNFGGVMSLQEIENQIIPQLGVKPTLLEQDMMMELKWGNQWIGYDNMETIAMKKQWANQHCFGGTMIWSVDFYSGSGSGDIPDGGGSDNPDSPGGGQNGGGGSVVYIDPSIYNKPDPVVNCIAPCTLILPPLQLSTKTTISFPPYVTSLDVAWSESTGWTSIVQTTTLTIPPVTTTEIEVWAVTITDTRTGTGVDVWSTFSITPSIKPPPFTITNNPNPLTTPGVSHPAVTRTITPPPYPYSYTPPSNSKPTTTTRSSTDPIAAIIFPRPTWKPGKPGPICKSKCGKPCLIFCNHPCLLDCTDGGIDFPDPKNPNPPKKPTPNPKPDPEPSGKPVSPPPRPSDPKGDDPQDEEQEEDDQACALEMGLPLPTYRPTTSTTSVAPKPTAPAPSPSPPPDPPKPNRNTENKKCYDSGALVTRGMMIDAIEAFCDFHEGTVLDASRPDTQRTLSNGDGYGAHCMGELGCFVHIYISVTAINGCKWKMEGSGANQECGRILRRAVDECDQSSTEHKQGGTVDSNCAQWKIDPDAYW from the exons ATGCGTATGCTCAAATCGAGCAATGCTACCATTCTGCCAAACGAGACTGAATTTACAAACGCTACTCTCAAGACAAGAGAGCTTGTGCCTCCAGCATATGTCCTCGAGCCACTCACCGGTCGAAAAATCTACGGTGTCTCGGACCTCAGTCCTGGTTTTCTTGACTTCGCATCGTTGCCGGAAATGGTAGGAATGGCCAAGCGTCAATCTGCAAAACGACAATGCGACGCGTCAACACCTTGTCCGGATGGTAGTTGCTGCAACAAGAGCGGAAGATGTGGTTTTGGAAAAGAGAACTGTGGAGATGGCTGCGAATCGAACT GCGATGCAAAGGCTTTCTGCGGCAAAGACAGCGAAGACGGAAACTCAAAATGTCCATTAAATGTGTGCTGTAGCTTCTTCGGCTATTGTGGT GTTGAATCGGAATTCTGCCTCGGAAACGGTCCCACACAGCCTTGCCAGGCTGGCATGGGGAGCTGTGAAGTTAAGGCAGCTCCAACTTGCGGTGGTGCAACATCGGCCGGGCGGAGCATCGGATATTATC AGGGTGGAAACGTTCGCGATAGGCAATGCAATCGCATCTCACCTAAGGACATCAATACCAAAGGACTAACTCACCTGAATTTTGCATTCGCAACTATTGATCCTGACACTTTCGAGGTGTTGCCGGCCAACTCGGCTGATTCGGACCTATACAAGGAGTTCACAGGGCTGAAGTCTTCCACGCTGCAGACGTGGATTGCTATTGGCGGCTGGGACTTCAACGACCCTGGTCCAACAAGAACTACTTTCAGTAACCTGGCCCGTACTGCTGCTCGTCGTGCACGGTTTATCACATCGTTAAAAGCTTTCCTGACGAAGTATGGCTTCCAAGGCGTCGACATCGACTGGGAATA TCCCGGAGCTCCAGATAGAGGCGGTATCAAAGAAGACACAGATAACTATGTTGCGTTAGCCAAAGAGATGAGAGCCTCTTTTGGCGCACAGTTTGGTATCAGTATGGCGATTCCCTCGGCTTACTGGTATATGCGTTGG TTCAAGTTGAAAGAGATGGAGCCTTACGTCGATTGGTTCGGTGTCATGTCCTACGATCTACATGGACCTTGGGACGCTCAAGTGTTACAGATTGGAAAGGTGGTTCTCGGTCACACCAATATCCCAGAGATCGCCAACTGGACGCTTCCTCTGGCTTACGAAGGCGTGAACCCAGCAAAGCTCAACCTGGGTCTTGCCTATTATGCACGAGGCTATACCGTTGCTGACCAAAACTGTAATGGTGTAGGTTGTGCATGGTCAGGTACCAGCCGACCTGGTCCCTGCACCAACTTTGGTGGTGTCATGTCTCTTCAAGAGATCGAAAACCAAATCATTCCTCAACTCGGAGTCAAGCCTACTCTTCTTGAGCAAGACATGATGATGGAGTTGAAATGGGGCAATCAGTGGATAGGCTACGATAACATGGAGACGATTGCGATGAAGAAGCAATGGGCTAACCAGCACTGCTTTGGTGGCACGATGATCTGGTCTGTTGACTTCTACTCTGGGTCTGGAAGCGGAGATATCCCTGACGGTGGCGGATCCGATAACCCCGACAGCCCAGGAGGCGGTCAGAACGGCGGTGGCGGCAGCGTGGTGTACATCGACCCATCGATTTACAACAAACCAGATCCGGTGGTCAACTGTATTGCGCCCTGTACGCTCATCCTGCCACCACTACAGCTCTCTACAAAGACTACGATTAGCTTTCCTCCATACGTTACCAGTCTCGACGTCGCATGGTCAGAATCAACCGGTTGGACGTCCATCGTGCAGACCACCACACTTACAATCCCGCCTGTCACAACCACGGAGATTGAGGTATGGGCAGTGACCATCACTGACACGAGGACTGGTACTGGCGTTGACGTGTGGTCTACGTTCTCGATTACCCCTAGTATCAAGCCCCCTCCATTTACCATCACGAATAATCCAAACCCGCTTACCACTCCGGGAGTGAGCCACCCAGCTGTGACCAGGACTATCACTCCTCCACCGTACCCGTACTCGTACACCCCGCCAAGCAACTCCAAACCTACCACAACGACGAGATCGTCTACGGACCCCATAGCTGCCATCATTTTCCCAAGACCTACCTGGAAGCCTGGAAAACCAGGTCCCATCTGCAAGTCGAAGTGCGGAAAGCCCTGTCTCATCTTCTGTAACCACCCATGCCTGCTGGACTGCACTGATGGAGGTATCGACTTCCCTGACCCTAAGAACCCCAACCCTCCAAAAAAGCCGACTCCCAATCCGAAACCAGACCCAGAACCATCTGGAAAGCCCGtctcaccaccaccacgaccCTCTGACCCTAAAGGTGATGACCCTCAGGATGAGGAACAGGAAGAAGACGACCAGGCTTGCGCTCTCGAAATGGGCCTGCCGCTTCCCACATACCGTCCTACGACATCAACAACGAGTGTCGCACCAAAGCCAACAGCTCCCGCCCCATCGCCGTCGCCTCCACCGGACCCACCAAAGCCTAATCGCAACACTGAAAACAAGAAATGCTATGATAGCGGTGCGTTGGTGACGCGTGGCATGATGATCGACGCCATCGAGGCTTTCTGCGACTTCCACGAGGGCACTGTCCTTGATGCTTCACGCCCCGACACGCAGCGCACTCTGTCCAATGGCGACGGGTACGGCGCGCACTGCATGGGTGAGCTGGGATGCTTTGTGCATATTTACATCTCCGTGACAGCCATCAATGGATGTAAGTGGAAGATGGAGGGCAGTGGAGCGAACCAGGAGTGTGGCAGGATCCTGAGAAGGGCTGTGGATGAATGTGATCAGAGCAGTACCGAGCATAAGCAAGGAGGTACTGTCGACAGCAATTGTGCGCAGTGGAAGATTG ATCCTGATGCGTACTGGTAA